A single Streptomyces sp. Edi2 DNA region contains:
- a CDS encoding alpha/beta hydrolase: MRASVVRRAFAVCVAAGAMVFSVAAASGSAANAMPAPPRLPAVQADTLAERYQANHDFIVRSERAARRMGDTSRAGHLAGLAAHGRTFLSFATRDDGLAVEVLGDLAHADRVVVVVPGSDTTIDTFDELGTRQAALAGGARAVRAEMRRLAPDTDVAVVAWLGYHAPRTLSRDVVTTARARAGGNQLRTFVTELKRVNPAAPVTLLCHSYGSAVCGSAVASPTDAAAPMDNLAGIAVVGSPGMGLRSVSDVAVRVPVWAGRGAQDWIAGVPHTSVSVPGATIGFGTDPVSRTFGARAFDAGRGGHSDYFKPGGLAVRNLAMIGLGRGAAVSHG, encoded by the coding sequence GTGCGAGCATCCGTGGTGCGCCGTGCGTTCGCGGTCTGCGTGGCCGCCGGTGCGATGGTCTTCTCCGTCGCCGCGGCTTCTGGTTCGGCGGCCAACGCCATGCCCGCCCCGCCGCGGCTGCCCGCCGTCCAGGCGGACACCCTGGCCGAGCGGTACCAGGCCAACCACGACTTCATCGTGCGGTCCGAGCGCGCCGCGCGCCGGATGGGCGACACCTCCAGGGCGGGCCATCTGGCCGGACTCGCCGCGCACGGACGGACGTTCCTCTCCTTCGCCACCCGTGATGACGGCCTGGCCGTGGAGGTGCTGGGCGACCTGGCGCATGCGGACCGTGTGGTCGTGGTGGTGCCCGGTTCGGACACCACCATCGACACCTTCGACGAGCTCGGTACCCGCCAGGCCGCACTGGCCGGCGGGGCCCGTGCGGTGCGGGCGGAGATGCGCCGGCTCGCCCCGGACACCGATGTCGCGGTGGTGGCCTGGCTCGGCTACCACGCGCCGCGCACCCTCAGCCGTGATGTGGTCACCACCGCCCGCGCCCGGGCCGGCGGCAACCAACTGCGCACGTTCGTCACCGAGTTGAAGAGGGTCAATCCGGCCGCTCCGGTCACCCTCCTGTGCCACTCCTATGGCTCGGCGGTCTGCGGCAGTGCCGTCGCGAGCCCGACGGACGCGGCCGCCCCGATGGACAACCTCGCCGGGATCGCCGTCGTCGGCAGCCCCGGTATGGGCCTTCGGTCCGTCTCCGATGTCGCCGTGCGGGTGCCGGTGTGGGCGGGCCGGGGTGCGCAGGACTGGATCGCCGGTGTGCCGCACACCAGCGTCAGCGTCCCCGGCGCCACGATCGGGTTCGGTACGGACCCGGTCAGCCGCACCTTCGGGGCCCGCGCGTTCGACGCGGGCCGCGGCGGCCACAGCGACTACTTCAAGCCCGGCGGCCTCGCCGTGCGCAACCTCGCGATGATCGGCCTCGGCCGTGGTGCGGCGGTGTCCCATGGCTGA
- a CDS encoding TauD/TfdA family dioxygenase gives MTVTTDSTTTGAALPDGREPILEAGRTPLLEVPGADFGTLPGQAVRDLVARHGALLVRGLGLAAPTDLARAARWLGVTPMTEREGFTSRTDHGDGVYSASQWPADEPMCMHHELSYAVEVPSLALFGCLTAPVSGGATAVADARTLLGTLPADLVERFEREGWLLDRDYREVGVSLLESFGSDDRVEAAAYCAGHAIEHQWPADGALRTRQRRAAVVAHPVTGERLWFNQIAFLNELTLDPAVREYLTSFYGPDSLPFNTRFGKGDAITEDIIETINAAYTAATSREPWQDGDLLVVDNLRMAHSREAYQGDREVVALFADPVRLTGHVRTDVPVRPTGV, from the coding sequence ATGACGGTCACGACCGACAGCACCACGACCGGCGCGGCACTCCCCGACGGCCGCGAGCCGATCCTCGAAGCGGGCCGCACCCCCCTGCTGGAGGTCCCCGGCGCGGACTTCGGGACGCTGCCAGGACAGGCGGTCAGGGACCTGGTCGCCCGGCACGGTGCCCTGCTCGTGCGGGGTCTCGGCCTGGCCGCCCCCACGGACCTGGCGCGGGCCGCGCGGTGGCTCGGGGTGACCCCGATGACCGAGCGCGAGGGCTTCACCAGCCGCACCGACCACGGCGACGGCGTCTACTCCGCCTCCCAGTGGCCGGCCGACGAACCGATGTGCATGCACCACGAGTTGAGCTACGCCGTCGAGGTGCCCTCCCTCGCCCTGTTCGGCTGCCTGACCGCGCCCGTCTCCGGCGGCGCCACCGCGGTCGCCGACGCCCGGACGCTGCTGGGCACCCTGCCCGCCGACCTCGTCGAGCGCTTCGAGCGCGAGGGCTGGCTGCTGGACCGCGACTACCGCGAGGTGGGCGTCAGCCTGCTCGAATCCTTCGGCTCCGACGACCGTGTCGAGGCGGCCGCGTACTGCGCCGGCCACGCCATCGAGCACCAGTGGCCTGCGGACGGCGCGCTGCGCACCCGCCAGCGGCGAGCCGCGGTGGTGGCCCACCCCGTCACCGGCGAGCGACTGTGGTTCAACCAGATCGCCTTCCTCAACGAGCTGACCCTGGACCCGGCCGTCCGGGAGTACCTGACCTCCTTCTACGGCCCGGACTCGCTGCCCTTCAACACCCGCTTCGGCAAGGGCGACGCCATCACCGAGGACATCATCGAAACCATCAACGCCGCCTACACCGCGGCCACTTCGCGCGAACCCTGGCAGGACGGCGACCTTCTGGTTGTCGACAACCTGCGGATGGCGCACAGCCGCGAGGCCTACCAGGGCGACCGCGAGGTCGTGGCGCTCTTCGCCGATCCGGTGCGCCTCACCGGTCACGTACGCACCGATGTACCGGTCCGCCCCACGGGCGTCTGA
- a CDS encoding clavaminate synthase family protein — protein sequence MTVVLETGAQATVVTIAGDDATQTDVVARRLHRAADGKVDSHEWVDAARREWNELPAGLRAPLGEFRRDSGPSGVLLVRGLPVGGATLPATPSTAHSVQQEASISAAVLMMVACGLGDPAAFRPEKTGALVQDVVPVPGKEDFQGNAGSVLLTFHTENAFHPHRPDYVMLLCLRADHERVAGLRTAGIRAALPLLSDQTQEVLRSAEFRTAPPPSFGGSGGVPTEPRPVLSGAPDDPDLCIDFAATEPLTPRAADAMAELQDAFDRTSLSTVLAPGDLAIVDNRITTHGRSAFIPRYDGKDRWLQRTFVVNDLRRSRGMRVQDGYVLD from the coding sequence ATGACTGTGGTACTGGAGACCGGCGCACAGGCGACGGTCGTGACGATAGCGGGCGACGACGCCACGCAGACCGATGTGGTCGCCCGACGGTTGCACCGGGCCGCGGACGGCAAGGTCGACAGCCACGAGTGGGTCGACGCCGCCCGCCGGGAGTGGAACGAGCTCCCCGCCGGGCTGCGCGCGCCACTGGGCGAGTTCCGCAGGGACTCCGGCCCCAGCGGTGTCCTGCTGGTCCGCGGCCTGCCCGTGGGCGGCGCGACGCTGCCTGCCACCCCGTCCACCGCCCACTCGGTGCAGCAGGAGGCCAGCATCTCCGCGGCGGTGCTGATGATGGTCGCCTGCGGCCTCGGCGACCCCGCCGCGTTCCGCCCGGAGAAGACCGGCGCGCTGGTCCAGGACGTGGTTCCGGTCCCCGGCAAGGAGGACTTCCAGGGCAACGCCGGCTCGGTCCTGCTGACCTTCCACACCGAGAACGCCTTCCACCCGCACCGGCCCGACTACGTCATGCTGCTGTGCCTGCGCGCCGACCACGAAAGGGTCGCCGGCCTGCGCACCGCGGGCATCCGCGCGGCACTGCCGCTGCTGAGCGACCAGACCCAAGAGGTCCTGCGCAGCGCGGAGTTCCGTACCGCCCCGCCGCCCTCCTTCGGCGGTTCGGGCGGCGTCCCCACCGAGCCGCGGCCGGTCCTGAGCGGCGCGCCCGACGATCCCGACCTGTGCATCGACTTCGCCGCCACCGAGCCGCTCACCCCGCGAGCGGCCGACGCGATGGCCGAGCTCCAGGACGCGTTCGACCGGACCTCCCTGAGCACCGTGCTCGCCCCCGGCGACCTGGCGATCGTCGACAACCGCATCACCACGCACGGCCGTTCGGCCTTCATCCCGCGCTACGACGGCAAGGACCGCTGGCTGCAGCGCACCTTCGTCGTCAACGACCTGCGCCGCTCCCGCGGCATGCGGGTGCAGGACGGCTACGTCCTCGACTGA
- a CDS encoding amino acid adenylation domain-containing protein: protein MKVRQDGQHSRPAPGHTTADPVTDREFWQRVLAEGGYTPIPRWAGEYAEPGAVAEHRTALPAAAAQAVRRQADDLATDPGTLLLAACARVLAALTSDSAVVVGYLSGDGPAPQALPCPVPVADGPWRALLHTAARAAAAVTGRPAAALAELRAETEDPQALFDTLVVAGRAPRADDLAPETVLAVGLDTTGPQPELVLGHRPCALDADQAGRISGYLLAALDALACRPEEGHHDWSPVSKQETAHQLDGLAGPQRDLPDRRVHQLFEEQVRLRPQDIAAEQGERSWTYRELNARANRIAHALRAQGLRDENAVAVVSERTLEWLAAVLGVLKAGGVYLPVEPHFPAGRIADMLTRSECRHVLAERDACAGLPEALRAAPGAVAHHLDDVLAADHPDTDPGLPVAASQGAYIYFTSGSTGKPKGALCEHDGFLNHLLAKIEDFGVREGGVVAQSAPQCFDISLWQLVAALAVGGRTRIIEQTAVLDVARFVETLERARVEVVQVVPSYLEVVLTELERHPRELPHLRCVSATGEALKKDLVARWFAAFPDVALANAYGLTETSDDTNHEVMRGVPEQASVPLGRPIAGVRIYVVDELLRPVPLGSSGEIVFSGVCVGRGYVNDEERTRAAFVPDPHHPGARMYRSGDFGRWLPDGRLEFLGRRDAQVKISGFRIEIGEVENQLLRVSGVRDSAVVITGEGEHKQLVAFYSAAQELPAQTVGKELGTALPAYMVPGRIHYLPALPLTANGKIDRKALTRTADELGASEGEFQQPRTDHERKLAALWAAALKLPAGTVGRDTHFFEAGGTSLALLRLAVALDRTVTPAELMNRPVLADLAALLDERAAGNTTVA from the coding sequence GTGAAGGTTCGGCAGGACGGGCAGCACAGCCGGCCCGCACCGGGGCACACGACTGCCGACCCGGTGACGGACCGGGAATTCTGGCAGCGGGTGCTCGCCGAGGGCGGCTACACGCCCATACCCCGGTGGGCCGGCGAGTACGCCGAACCGGGCGCCGTCGCCGAACACCGGACGGCCCTGCCGGCCGCGGCGGCACAGGCGGTGCGGCGGCAGGCGGACGACCTCGCCACGGACCCCGGCACCCTGCTCCTGGCCGCCTGCGCACGGGTGCTGGCCGCGCTGACCTCCGACTCCGCCGTCGTGGTCGGCTACCTGAGCGGCGACGGCCCGGCGCCGCAGGCGCTGCCCTGCCCGGTACCGGTGGCCGACGGCCCCTGGCGGGCCCTGCTGCACACCGCCGCCCGCGCCGCCGCGGCGGTGACCGGCCGGCCGGCCGCGGCCCTTGCGGAACTGCGCGCCGAGACCGAGGACCCCCAAGCCCTCTTCGACACGCTCGTGGTCGCGGGCCGGGCCCCGCGCGCGGACGACCTGGCCCCCGAGACCGTGCTCGCCGTGGGCCTGGACACGACCGGCCCGCAGCCGGAACTCGTCCTCGGCCACCGCCCGTGCGCGCTCGACGCCGACCAGGCCGGGCGGATCTCCGGCTATCTGCTGGCGGCCCTGGACGCGCTCGCCTGCCGGCCCGAGGAAGGCCACCACGACTGGAGCCCGGTCTCCAAGCAGGAGACCGCCCACCAGCTCGACGGGCTGGCCGGCCCGCAGCGCGACCTGCCCGACCGCCGGGTCCACCAGCTCTTCGAGGAGCAGGTCCGGCTGCGTCCGCAGGACATCGCCGCCGAGCAGGGCGAACGCTCCTGGACCTACCGCGAACTCAACGCCCGCGCCAACCGCATCGCCCACGCCCTGCGCGCCCAGGGCCTGCGCGACGAGAACGCCGTCGCCGTGGTCAGCGAGCGCACCCTGGAATGGCTCGCGGCCGTGCTCGGCGTCCTCAAGGCGGGCGGCGTCTACCTCCCGGTGGAGCCGCACTTCCCCGCGGGCCGGATCGCCGACATGCTCACCCGCAGCGAGTGCCGCCACGTACTCGCCGAGCGCGATGCCTGCGCCGGGCTGCCCGAGGCGTTGCGCGCCGCCCCCGGTGCCGTCGCGCACCACCTCGACGACGTGCTCGCCGCGGACCACCCCGACACCGACCCCGGACTGCCCGTCGCCGCCTCGCAGGGCGCGTACATCTACTTCACCTCCGGCTCCACCGGCAAGCCCAAGGGCGCCCTGTGCGAGCACGACGGATTCCTCAACCACCTCCTCGCCAAGATCGAGGACTTCGGGGTCCGCGAGGGCGGGGTGGTGGCGCAGAGCGCACCGCAGTGCTTCGACATCTCGCTGTGGCAGCTGGTCGCCGCCCTCGCCGTCGGCGGCCGCACCCGCATCATCGAGCAGACCGCCGTCCTGGACGTGGCGCGCTTCGTCGAGACGCTGGAGCGCGCCCGCGTCGAGGTCGTCCAGGTCGTCCCCTCCTACCTGGAGGTGGTGCTGACCGAACTGGAGCGCCACCCCCGCGAACTGCCCCACCTGCGCTGTGTCTCGGCGACCGGCGAGGCCCTGAAGAAGGATCTGGTGGCACGCTGGTTCGCCGCCTTCCCCGACGTCGCGCTGGCCAACGCCTACGGCCTGACCGAGACCTCCGACGACACCAACCACGAAGTCATGCGCGGGGTGCCCGAGCAGGCGTCGGTGCCGCTGGGCCGTCCGATCGCCGGCGTGCGGATCTACGTCGTCGACGAACTGCTGCGTCCGGTGCCGCTCGGCTCGTCCGGCGAGATCGTCTTCTCCGGCGTCTGCGTCGGCCGCGGCTATGTCAACGACGAGGAGCGCACCCGCGCCGCGTTCGTCCCCGACCCGCACCACCCCGGCGCCCGGATGTACCGCTCCGGTGACTTCGGCCGCTGGCTGCCGGACGGGCGGCTGGAGTTCCTGGGCCGCCGTGACGCCCAGGTGAAGATCAGCGGGTTCCGCATCGAGATCGGCGAGGTGGAAAACCAGCTGCTGCGGGTGTCCGGAGTGCGCGACAGCGCCGTCGTCATCACCGGCGAGGGCGAGCACAAGCAACTGGTGGCCTTCTACTCCGCCGCCCAGGAGCTGCCCGCGCAGACCGTCGGCAAGGAGCTGGGCACCGCCCTGCCCGCGTACATGGTCCCCGGCCGTATCCACTACCTGCCCGCCCTGCCGCTCACCGCCAACGGCAAGATCGACCGCAAGGCACTGACCCGTACGGCGGACGAACTCGGCGCTTCTGAAGGGGAGTTCCAGCAACCCCGCACGGACCACGAGCGCAAGCTCGCCGCGCTGTGGGCGGCCGCCCTCAAGCTCCCCGCCGGCACCGTCGGCAGGGACACCCACTTCTTCGAGGCCGGCGGCACCTCGCTGGCCCTGCTGCGGCTCGCGGTCGCCCTGGACCGCACGGTGACGCCCGCGGAGCTGATGAACCGGCCGGTGCTCGCCGACCTCGCCGCCCTGCTGGACGAGCGGGCCGCAGGGAACACCACCGTCGCCTGA
- a CDS encoding ATP-binding cassette domain-containing protein: MTPALLIEDLAKSYGGNPVVRGVSLEVPAGHVLGLLGPNGAGKTTTVKMVSTLIKPDSGRALVCGYDVVRQAREVRALIGLTGQYASVDEDISGRENLYVISRLFNLPRRTARARADEMLERFGLTEAGARPVGGYSGGMRRRLDLAASLVGEPRVLCLDEPTTGLDPHSRNALWAEVRRLAGQGTTVLLTTQYMEEAEALADSLVVIDRGRVIARGRTEELRSRLGGQVLCVRPEQVRDAAALRRALEVQGHPTTAPDEETGQIQLPLSGDGAQLSEVVRTVGQTGIPLAGLTVHMPSLDEVFLTLTGADRAPQAQAGALSARSAA, from the coding sequence ATGACTCCTGCCCTCCTCATCGAGGATCTGGCCAAGAGCTACGGCGGCAATCCGGTGGTCAGGGGGGTGAGCCTCGAGGTACCCGCCGGCCACGTGCTCGGACTGCTCGGCCCCAACGGCGCGGGCAAGACCACGACGGTCAAAATGGTCTCCACCCTGATCAAGCCCGACAGCGGGCGGGCCCTGGTGTGCGGCTACGACGTGGTGCGCCAGGCCCGCGAGGTCCGCGCACTGATCGGGCTCACCGGCCAGTACGCCTCGGTGGACGAGGACATCTCCGGCCGGGAGAACCTTTACGTCATCTCCCGGCTGTTCAACCTCCCCCGCCGCACCGCCAGGGCGCGGGCCGACGAGATGCTGGAGCGCTTCGGCCTCACCGAAGCCGGTGCGCGGCCGGTCGGCGGCTACTCCGGCGGAATGCGCCGCCGCCTCGACCTGGCCGCCAGCCTGGTGGGCGAGCCCCGGGTGCTGTGCCTGGACGAGCCGACCACCGGACTCGACCCGCACAGCCGCAACGCCCTGTGGGCCGAGGTGCGCCGGCTGGCCGGCCAGGGCACCACCGTGCTGCTCACCACCCAGTACATGGAGGAGGCCGAGGCGCTGGCCGACTCGCTGGTCGTCATCGACCGTGGCCGGGTCATCGCCCGCGGCAGGACCGAGGAGCTGCGCTCGCGTCTGGGCGGCCAGGTGCTGTGCGTCCGGCCCGAGCAGGTGAGGGACGCGGCCGCGCTGCGGCGGGCCCTGGAGGTCCAAGGGCACCCCACCACCGCGCCCGACGAGGAGACCGGGCAGATTCAGCTGCCCCTGTCCGGCGACGGCGCCCAGCTGAGTGAGGTCGTCCGGACGGTCGGGCAGACCGGCATCCCGCTCGCCGGGCTGACGGTGCACATGCCCAGCCTGGACGAGGTATTCCTGACGCTGACCGGGGCCGACCGGGCCCCGCAGGCGCAGGCCGGAGCACTGTCGGCGAGGAGCGCGGCATGA
- the sbnA gene encoding 2,3-diaminopropionate biosynthesis protein SbnA, protein MPIISAPHEFNEEDLYVDLDAVLGIPLHLKCEGFNFTGSVKQKAAVAMVEAAEESGQLAPGSILVESSSGNLGVALSVIAASKGYGFVCVTDARCNLAAKRLMEALGAVVHTITEPAHEGGFLAARIAHVQALCEQDERYVWLNQYTNHANWQAHHRRTAPAIARSHPGLDVLFVGAGTTGTLMGCARWFKEHRPGVRVVAVDSVGSVTFGHPPAPRMIPGLGTGVRPSLLDESFVDDVVMVPEPDTLRMCHRLAARGFLFGGSTGTVVSGAARWLAEHAGGARREAVALAPDLGERYLDTVYLTNWVQGVYGPGVLGAGADAGADSGAGADSDIGAGAGAGADPAPLPLTALS, encoded by the coding sequence GTGCCGATCATTTCGGCGCCCCATGAGTTCAACGAGGAAGACCTGTACGTCGACCTCGACGCGGTGCTCGGCATCCCGCTGCACCTGAAGTGCGAGGGGTTCAACTTCACCGGCTCCGTCAAGCAGAAGGCCGCCGTCGCCATGGTGGAGGCCGCGGAGGAGTCGGGGCAGCTCGCCCCCGGATCGATCCTGGTGGAGTCCTCCTCGGGGAACCTGGGCGTCGCCCTCAGCGTCATCGCGGCAAGCAAGGGCTACGGCTTCGTCTGCGTCACCGACGCGCGGTGCAACCTCGCCGCCAAACGGCTGATGGAGGCCCTCGGCGCCGTGGTGCACACCATCACCGAACCGGCGCACGAGGGCGGATTCCTGGCCGCGCGGATCGCACACGTCCAGGCGCTGTGCGAGCAGGACGAGCGGTACGTCTGGCTCAACCAGTACACCAACCACGCCAACTGGCAGGCCCACCACCGCCGCACTGCGCCCGCCATCGCCCGCAGCCACCCCGGCCTGGACGTCCTGTTCGTCGGCGCGGGCACCACCGGAACGCTGATGGGCTGCGCCCGCTGGTTCAAGGAGCACCGCCCCGGCGTCCGCGTGGTGGCCGTGGACAGCGTCGGCTCGGTCACCTTCGGCCACCCGCCGGCCCCGCGCATGATCCCGGGCCTGGGCACCGGAGTGCGCCCGTCGCTGCTGGACGAGTCCTTCGTCGACGACGTGGTGATGGTGCCCGAACCCGACACCCTCCGGATGTGCCACCGGCTCGCCGCCCGCGGCTTCCTGTTCGGCGGCTCCACCGGAACGGTCGTCAGCGGAGCCGCCCGCTGGCTGGCCGAACACGCGGGCGGCGCGCGGCGCGAAGCCGTGGCGCTCGCCCCCGACCTGGGGGAGCGCTACCTGGACACCGTCTACCTCACCAACTGGGTGCAGGGCGTCTACGGGCCGGGCGTGCTCGGTGCCGGTGCGGATGCCGGTGCCGATTCCGGTGCCGGTGCAGACTCCGACATCGGTGCCGGTGCCGGTGCTGGTGCCGACCCCGCACCCCTCCCCTTGACCGCGCTGTCCTAG
- the sbnB gene encoding 2,3-diaminopropionate biosynthesis protein SbnB: protein MSQQHPAPSFAVIPGAQVSQVLDGRGQEVVDLIEAAYRLHGEGDTVNPPSYFLRFPEKPSSRIIALPASIGGRIRTDGVKWISSFPENVAAGIPRASAVLILNDHETGYPFACLESSIISAVRTAASAALAADRIAATRTRPARIGFFGVGLIARFIHRLLHDTGWRFDEVGVHDLSAEHAAGFTAYLDQSGETGSVTVHDTPEDLIRSSDLVVFATIAGTPHVTDPGLFAHNPLVLHVSLRDLAPEVVLTGTNIVDDVEHCLKANTSLHLAEQQLGHRDFVHGTLHDVLTGKLSPAADRPVFFSPFGLGVLDLALGKHVYDAVRALGQLNVVDDFFHEMQRYG, encoded by the coding sequence ATGTCCCAGCAACACCCGGCGCCCTCCTTTGCGGTGATCCCCGGAGCGCAGGTCAGTCAGGTTCTCGACGGCCGCGGCCAGGAGGTGGTGGACCTGATCGAGGCCGCCTACCGCCTGCACGGCGAGGGCGACACCGTCAACCCGCCCTCGTACTTCCTGCGCTTCCCCGAGAAGCCGTCCTCGCGGATCATCGCGCTGCCCGCCTCCATCGGCGGCCGGATCCGCACCGACGGAGTGAAGTGGATCTCCAGCTTCCCGGAGAACGTGGCGGCCGGCATCCCCCGGGCCTCCGCCGTCCTCATCCTCAACGACCACGAGACCGGGTACCCGTTCGCCTGCCTGGAGAGCTCCATCATCAGCGCGGTGCGCACCGCCGCCTCCGCCGCGCTGGCCGCCGACCGGATCGCTGCCACCCGCACCCGCCCGGCCCGGATCGGCTTCTTCGGCGTCGGCCTCATCGCCCGCTTCATCCACCGCCTGCTGCACGACACCGGCTGGCGGTTCGACGAGGTCGGCGTGCACGACCTGTCCGCCGAGCACGCGGCCGGTTTCACCGCGTACCTCGACCAGTCCGGTGAGACCGGCAGTGTCACCGTCCACGACACTCCCGAGGACCTGATCCGCTCCTCGGACCTCGTCGTCTTCGCCACCATCGCCGGCACCCCGCACGTCACCGACCCGGGCCTGTTCGCCCACAACCCGCTGGTGCTGCATGTCTCGTTGCGCGACCTGGCGCCCGAGGTCGTGCTGACCGGCACCAACATCGTCGACGACGTCGAGCACTGCCTGAAGGCCAACACCTCTCTCCACCTCGCCGAACAGCAGCTGGGGCACCGCGACTTCGTCCACGGCACGCTCCATGACGTGCTGACCGGGAAGCTGAGCCCGGCCGCCGACCGCCCGGTGTTCTTCTCCCCCTTCGGCCTGGGCGTCCTCGATCTCGCACTCGGCAAGCACGTCTACGACGCCGTCCGCGCCCTGGGACAGCTGAACGTCGTCGACGACTTCTTCCATGAGATGCAGCGCTACGGCTGA
- a CDS encoding DUF998 domain-containing protein, translating to MITRIGAAAWIVAVVQFVVVQLAVESGWRTPYSWAENNISDLGNVSCRMWDDSRPRYVCSPLHEAMNAGFAVHGGLLLAGMLLTGPCWGRGGISASSRILLAVGAVGWIVVGLVPADVDENLHVGGALLIMGLGNLGLLLAGFSSRDSLFGRRRSVTLSLAVAAVLAAWMFFGQHDPGIGLGSLERIAACALDAWSVVMALAILRARRPDNSGGITTLRSHHAPRYG from the coding sequence GTGATCACAAGGATCGGCGCCGCGGCATGGATTGTTGCCGTCGTGCAGTTCGTCGTCGTGCAGTTGGCCGTGGAGTCAGGCTGGCGCACTCCCTACAGCTGGGCGGAGAACAACATCAGCGATCTCGGCAATGTCAGCTGCCGGATGTGGGATGACTCCCGGCCTCGGTATGTGTGCTCGCCGCTGCACGAGGCCATGAACGCCGGCTTCGCCGTCCACGGTGGTCTACTGCTCGCCGGCATGCTGCTGACCGGACCCTGCTGGGGCCGCGGTGGGATATCGGCAAGTTCCCGCATTCTGCTGGCCGTCGGTGCCGTTGGGTGGATTGTGGTCGGCCTTGTTCCCGCAGACGTCGACGAGAACCTTCATGTCGGGGGCGCGCTTCTCATCATGGGGCTGGGAAATCTCGGGCTCCTCCTCGCCGGATTTTCCTCCCGAGATTCCCTCTTCGGCAGGCGGCGAAGCGTAACCCTCTCCCTGGCTGTCGCCGCGGTGCTTGCGGCATGGATGTTCTTCGGTCAGCACGATCCCGGAATCGGGCTGGGCAGCCTGGAACGTATCGCCGCCTGCGCGCTGGACGCGTGGAGCGTCGTCATGGCCCTTGCCATACTCCGTGCCCGCCGGCCGGACAACTCGGGCGGGATAACGACCCTTCGAAGCCATCACGCGCCGCGCTATGGGTGA
- a CDS encoding ABC transporter permease produces MSSPTMAPGAATRTSQGRGVRPLVRHSLALSRRNLRKAAASPGQIIDATLMPVTLSLVFIYGFGGAIAGDSAQYRQYLMPGIMALTLTTTCRTSGIALNMDFASGVMDRYRSMPVARSAVLIGRILADAVRVLAGLLMVLAFGFLIGFRVHTSVAATVAAVGVLLLYGVALCLLQAFIGLAARGMETVQSVSTLAMVPLQFGSSIFVAPDTMPSWLRVFVENNPMTMVVDAARNLMVGGPVAHSAMMAVAWSVGFIAVFTPLCVAKYRTRA; encoded by the coding sequence ATGAGTTCACCGACCATGGCGCCGGGCGCCGCGACACGGACCTCCCAGGGGCGGGGAGTGCGCCCGCTGGTGCGTCACTCGCTGGCGCTCAGCCGCCGCAATCTGCGCAAGGCGGCGGCCAGCCCGGGCCAGATCATCGACGCCACCCTGATGCCGGTGACGCTGTCGCTGGTCTTCATCTACGGCTTCGGCGGCGCGATCGCCGGGGACAGCGCGCAGTACCGGCAGTACCTGATGCCCGGCATCATGGCGCTGACCCTCACCACCACCTGCCGTACCTCGGGCATCGCCCTCAACATGGACTTCGCCAGCGGGGTGATGGACCGCTACCGGTCGATGCCGGTGGCCCGTTCGGCGGTGCTCATCGGCCGTATCCTCGCCGACGCGGTCCGCGTCCTGGCCGGTCTGCTGATGGTGCTGGCCTTCGGGTTCCTCATCGGCTTCCGGGTGCACACCTCCGTCGCCGCCACGGTCGCGGCAGTCGGGGTGCTGCTGCTGTACGGGGTCGCCCTGTGCCTGCTGCAGGCGTTCATCGGCCTGGCAGCACGGGGGATGGAGACCGTCCAGAGCGTGAGCACGCTGGCGATGGTGCCACTGCAGTTCGGCAGTTCCATCTTCGTCGCCCCGGACACCATGCCGTCCTGGCTCCGGGTCTTCGTCGAGAACAACCCGATGACCATGGTCGTGGACGCCGCCCGCAATCTGATGGTCGGCGGCCCGGTCGCCCACTCGGCGATGATGGCCGTGGCATGGAGCGTCGGATTCATCGCGGTGTTCACGCCCCTGTGCGTGGCGAAGTACCGTACACGCGCCTGA
- a CDS encoding MbtH family protein yields MSTNPFEDNDARYLALVNDEGQYSLWPVFADVPAGWRPAREEGSREDILAFISEQWTDMRPLSLVRAMESAG; encoded by the coding sequence ATGAGCACCAACCCGTTCGAGGACAACGACGCCCGCTACCTCGCCCTCGTCAACGACGAGGGCCAGTACTCCCTGTGGCCCGTCTTCGCCGACGTGCCGGCCGGCTGGCGCCCCGCCCGTGAAGAGGGCAGCCGCGAGGACATCCTCGCTTTCATCTCCGAGCAGTGGACCGACATGCGCCCGCTGAGCCTGGTCCGCGCCATGGAGAGCGCCGGCTGA